CTCAAAACTGCGTTCAATTTTGATTTATCCCAGCACTTATGTAGTAACAGAAACCATAGCCACTGGGGATTATGTGATGGAAGAAAGGCGGGAAGCCAGGCTGGGAGAATCGTGGAGTCGGGATCAAGTAGTACTCTCTTGGGAACAGGTAGAACAAGACACTCACAACTGGAAGGACGGACATAACGTTGTACTACATGAATTTGCGCATCAATTAGATCAAGAAGATGGCAAAGCGGAAGGCGTACCAATTTTGCAACGAAAATCAGACTATCCGATTTGGGCGCAAGTAATGACAGTAGAATATCAGCAACTCTGCAATGATGTACAACAAGGTTTGACAACTGTTATGGATAGGTATGGTGCAACAAAGCCAGCAGAGTTTTTTGCTGTAGCTACTGAAACCTTCTTTGAAAAACCGCATCAGTTACGACAGAAACATCCAGCACTATACGAGTTACTGCAACGCTACTATCAAGTAGATCCCGGACAATGGGTTGAGGAATGATGGAGGAATTTTATATATAATTGCTGCGAGTGCAATCAAAATTTGAGGAAAAATTAGATTAGCTCTCGTTATCAACTATTAAGCTATAAGGCCAAATTAAGGCTTTGAGAAAGCAACCACATTTTGAAACTAAATTTGCTGCCCAAATAATGGGAAAGTTAGTGTATTCCTCCAATTCCTGAAGTTTATCGCTGAGTTGTAACCATTGAATTATGGCTCCCAAAATATAAGAACCAAGTGCAATAGATAACCAGACTGACATATAAATATGCTTCCCTAATTTATAGTAGATATGACAATATAAGAACTCTTAAGCAATAAGTTAAATCAAAGCCTGAGCCAGCTGCGATCGCGTTTGGTATGACTATAAATAGCACGTAACATCTCTGCTCCATCACCTCCTCAAGAATTATTCAACGGCTAAATTTCTATTTCGTCAGATAGTACTCGATCTGCAAAATATCTACAACATCGGTCTATAAAATTCTGAAAAGAGCGAACATAGTTAATCCTAAATTTTTTGTGAAATTCTCCCTAGCTATCTAACCTTTAGATTCTTGGTTGTAGTTGGCGATCGCCAATCATGTATCATCTATAGAGCAATACGGTTTAGTTCAAGGAAACTGGGATTTAAAAACCCACATATGTTGATAAATTATCTGGATTTATCTGCGTATCGATGGTTCATGATTCTGCTCTGAGTCGGATTGATTAAGAGCATATTTTCTGTATAACAGTTCTGTTCTTTATTTCACCTCGATTTAGGTCTTTTATGCCGCGACGAACAACTTCACCTACCTCTACCACACCCGAATCAAGGCCATTGGCTCTCTCGGAACTACATATCCGCTTAGAGGCTCTAGATAAAGAACATCAATCGCTATTAAAACAAATTAAACGCAAGCGAACGGAACTGAAGAACTTTGTCGAACAAATGCGTTCTCTAGCCACAGACATATTTCATCGAGCTACTCCTAGTCTCAAAAAAATGGCAGATCTCGATCGAGAAATTCATGCATTGTTTGATGAGATTTTTGCTACCAGAAAATTTGGTAAACAAACTGAAAAAAATATTAAGGCAGTTTACCGTAAACTTCAGTTAGCAGGAATCATCAGCCCCCAACGCGATCGCGAACGGGAAGAGCCAGATTTAGACGAGCTTTTTGGTAATTTTCAGTCAGAGAATGATTTCTCTTCCGGTGCAGAACATCGTCATCAAAATTGGCAAGAACAATCAGAATTTTCCTCTGCTACCGTTAATAACAAAGAGGAATCTCGAAAAATTCGCCAGACATTTTTGAGACTAGCGGAAATATTTCATCCGGATAAGGTGACAGATAGCGAAACGCAGATGTACCATACGGAAATCATGAAAGAAATTAACAAAGCTTACCAAGAAGGTGACTTGGCTAGACTTTTAGAAATTGAAAAACAGCACGAACTAGGAGAATTAATTGATAATAATAGTGAGGACGATCTAACTCGAAAATGTAAAAACTTAGAACAGCAAAACCAAATTCTGAAAAATCAGTATGAGAGCTTAAAGCGGGAACTGCGTCAGGCGAAAAATACCCCTGAAGGTGCGATGGTGACAGATTCGCGGAAAGCTGCAAAAAATGGGATTGACGCGATTGATCAGATGTTAGAAACAGTAGAAGTACAGATAAATGTTGTGACTCAAATTCGCGATTTTGTGCAAGAGTTCAGGGAAGAGAAAATCAGCATTACTGACTTTCTATCCGGCCCGACAATTTTGCATTCTTTAAATCAAGAAGTTATGGAAGACCTTCTAGAACA
The genomic region above belongs to Calothrix sp. NIES-2098 and contains:
- a CDS encoding heat shock protein DnaJ domain-containing protein is translated as MPRRTTSPTSTTPESRPLALSELHIRLEALDKEHQSLLKQIKRKRTELKNFVEQMRSLATDIFHRATPSLKKMADLDREIHALFDEIFATRKFGKQTEKNIKAVYRKLQLAGIISPQRDREREEPDLDELFGNFQSENDFSSGAEHRHQNWQEQSEFSSATVNNKEESRKIRQTFLRLAEIFHPDKVTDSETQMYHTEIMKEINKAYQEGDLARLLEIEKQHELGELIDNNSEDDLTRKCKNLEQQNQILKNQYESLKRELRQAKNTPEGAMVTDSRKAAKNGIDAIDQMLETVEVQINVVTQIRDFVQEFREEKISITDFLSGPTILHSLNQEVMEDLLEQMLLELERVGNFK